The following are encoded in a window of Harmonia axyridis chromosome 7, icHarAxyr1.1, whole genome shotgun sequence genomic DNA:
- the LOC123684626 gene encoding uncharacterized protein LOC123684626, translated as MTGLKLVMCFLCTLLQVQCRGKISKRSLFFPTTTVLQFTYGLSVPLTIDGAEGGTTILLSACLQGNYDLPKKATDLQVHDLTKREAIHNEDLSKIEIYYYILDYLRSLDLNGEECLARMVCEIAKYPLDFEKEDNVLEKIAHFLLTPSHGNFEDMDADDSTFHSKLLTAEKDGRRKEPCERKYKLCEVSLASLFTTYFID; from the exons ATGACGGGTTTGAAGTTAGTAATGTGTTTTCTGTGTACCTTGTTACAAGTTCAGTGCAgaggaaaaatttcgaaaagatCTTTGTTCTTTCCTACCACAACTGTTCTACAA TTTACGTATGGCTTGAGTGTACCATTGACCATAGACGGTGCTGAAGGGGGCACCACTATATTATTAAGTGCCTGTCTTCAAGGCAACTATGACTTACCGAAGAAAGCTACCGATCTCCAAGTACACGATCTAACAAAGAGGGAAGCAATTCACAATGAGGACTTAAGCAAAATTGAGATTTACTATTATATTCTTGATTACTTGAGAAG TTTGGATCTTAATGGTGAAGAATGTCTAGCTAGGATGGTGTGCGAAATTGCAAAGTATCCTTTGGATTTTGAGAAAGAAGATAACGTGCTTGAAAAAATTGCGCACTTCTTATTAAC TCCATCTCATGGAAATTTCGAAGATATGGATGCTGATGATTCTACATTTCATTCAAAGTTGTTAACGGCAGAAAAAGATGGAAGAAGAAAGGAACCATGTGAAAGAAAATACAAACTTTGCGAAGTTTCTTTGGCATCTTTATTCACCACGTATTTCATTGATTAA
- the LOC123684627 gene encoding prothoracicostatic peptide isoform X1, which translates to MRHFFASISHKLLGAALFAFYLQASFAYTLPEEEAVDDNLKQMDSDMIKRNWNKNLKMWGKRAWSNLHGGWGVKRSISDDFGQDDLVTEKRAWENFRNGWGKRRVPLEDLTPQELSLLENELQYTDFDNLEENDDEKRSWNQLNNGWGKRNKWSEFRGSWGKRSPSPAWNNLKGIWGKRSYSEKAVL; encoded by the exons ATGCGACACTTTTTTGCTTCAATCTCCCATAAACTACTAGGAGCTGCATTATTCGCATTTTACCTTCAGGCAAGTTTCGCTTACACCTTACCCGAAGAAGAAGCTGTAGATGACAATCTCAAA CAGATGGATTCAGACATGATAAAAAGGAATTGgaataaaaatctgaaaatgtGGGGAAAAAGAGCTTGGTCAAACTTACACGGAGGCTGGGGTGTAAAAAGAAGCATATCAGATGATTTTGGGCAAGACGATTTAGTAACAGAAAAAAGGGCTTGGGAAAACTTTCGG AACGGATGGGGAAAGAGAAGAGTTCCTCTTGAAGATTTAACACCTCAAGAGCTGTCCCTTCTAGAAAACGAATTGCAATACACCGATTTCGACAATCTCGAGGAGAATGATGATGAAAAACGGAGCTGGAACCAATTAAACAATGGATGGGGCAAAAGGAATAAGTGGTCAGAATTCAGAG GTTCTTGGGGTAAACGCAGTCCCAGCCCAGCCTGGAACAACCTCAAAGGCATTTGGGGAAAACGAAGCTACAGCGAGAAGGCCGTGCTGTAA
- the LOC123683955 gene encoding phospholipid-transporting ATPase VD isoform X2, which produces MSNTANSENPTMDQPASASTGAECSTYTFPDLKLAEPRGHLRSVSHGGATSLTGQLGPGSRPSALKGGRGHQRAFSQGQITDSGAIKPTHSRVGSKTDFILPPGHKEVEGEAAIAARSSAKGHSRQASRTESIYTLRRTAPPPIWERLLCVLLRRQPKNDLEERSRIVVPNHVVPPKTPRKEHPNGRRMDNKIRTTKYTLLSFLPRNLLEQFHRVANLYFIFIVLLNWFPLINAFGKEIAMIPVLFVLGVTAVKDLFEDRRRRASDQRINNSTCRIYNSEDMRYRKVLWKDVRVGDLIHLSNNEVVPADILLLKSSDPSGCCYIDTGHLDGETNLKQRQVARGFVEKDFSPCKFKSTIEVDAPTTKIYRFQGTIIHPSGETVPVGTENFILRECLLKNTDYVEGIVVYAGHETKAMLNNGGPRYKRSSLERQMNQDVIWCVFILIFLCIIGAIGCKLWLNTYPNIPEPFKSIYSDTTESILAFFTFVIILQIMIPLSLYVTLELCKMMQIYHIHRDVDLYDVTLSKRVECRALNITEELGQIQYIFSDKTGTLTENKMIFRRCTINGVDYNHPELQSIKKGNTANSLSVVINPELFSDLHQDTLTEYMYSTRQIHAHRVQEFLLLLAICNTVVCSQHPHHDLMNASGIIESMPGMYSSSQKDNQEAPKPDVVGSEHITMTSHRDKYLRLEESRSVTPSPPLQSHQYTAHVSTLTPIDSVDSSPSSDIYPVQVKTTRPKLLNLPTINFLSRKNAGGSNLTDEQKVKLNKTATPSPYEFKPIFEAESPDELALVDAAYNYNCRLINRTPTSVTVDLPDEERLSFEILNILPFDSSRKRMSVIVKHPVTKEIILYCKGADSTILPCLAPAEDDSEQKQLINKTQQHLNAYAREGLRVLVMAKRVLSQREYNEWYQKHLDTEKTMSAFEKREKKLRDSYSSIETNLLILGATGIEDRLQEGVPETLQALISAGIVVWVLTGDKPETAVNVSYSAKLFSPQMELLNLMTRTREAAEEKILYYLGEIEKQRSRTESLRDMLYMRPSSSAACSRSVHQDSGRALIVDGKTLTFILDRRSKLTKPFLQLTTLCNSVLCCRATPLQKAYIVKVVKEELKMRTLAIGDGANDVSMIQTADVGIGISGQEGMQAVMAADFSLPRFKYLEKFLLVHGHWSYDRLSRMVLYFFYKNAAFVFLILWYQFYCGFSGSVMIDQMYLMLYNLLFTSLPPLAIGVYDQDAPEELLKERPYLYKQGRVGKVYRSYSFWLTTLDAIYQSICIFFICQGAYADTDIDMFEFGTTMTTCCMFVMLLHASIETRSWTILHAASVILSIGAFYFYSLLYNSLCVNCFGLPSTYWIIQTAMLRPTYWLVTLLSCVAAVLPRFTIRIIQTMISPNDVTRALISMKRRGRGPPITGIRIKL; this is translated from the exons ATGTCCAATACAGCAAACTCAGAAAATCCAACGATGGATCAACCAGCAAGTGCCTCAACCGGCGCCGAATGCTCTACGTATACCTTTCCAGACTTGAAACTAGCGGAGCCCCGAGGCCATCTCCGTAGTGTGAGTCATGGTGGCGCCACCTCGCTCACGGGCCAGCTCGGACCGGGCTCCAGGCCGTCAGCCCTCAAGGGTGGCCGTGGCCACCAGAGGGCCTTCTCCCAAGGCCAAATCACGGACTCTGGAGCCATAAAACCTACGCACAGTCGGGTGGGTTCGAAGACCGACTTCATCCTACCGCCAGGGCACAAGGAGGTGGAGGGGGAAGCAGCTATAGCTGCGAGGTCGTCCGCCAAGGGTCATTCCAGACAGGCTTCCAG GACGGAGTCCATCTACACCCTGAGAAGGACGGCACCTCCGCCCATCTGGGAACGACTGCTCTGCGTGCTGCTGCGTCGGCAGCCGAAGAACGACCTGGAGGAACGCTCGAGGATAGTGGTCCCCAACCACGTGGTGCCCCCGAAGACCCCCAGGAAGGAGCACCCGAACGGTCGACGGATGGACAATAAGATAAGGACGACGAAATATACGCTGTTGTCGTTTTTGCCCAGGAACCTCCTGGAACAGTTCCATCGGGTCGCCAAcctgtattttatatttatcgtTTTGCTCAATTGGTTCCCGTTGATCAATGCGTTCGGCAAAGAGATCGCGATGATACCAGTTCTGTTTGTGCTCGGTGTGACCGCCGTCAAGGATCTGTTCGAGGACAGGAGGAGGAGGGCTAGCGACCAGAGGATCAACAATTCGACGTGCAGGATTTACAACAG TGAGGACATGAGATACAGAAAGGTGCTGTGGAAAGATGTGCGCGTCGGAGATCTCATTCACCTCTCAAACAACGAGGTGGTTCCTGCTGACATTTTGCTTTTGAAATCCAGCGATCCAAGTGGCTGTTGCTACATCGACACAGGCCACTTGGATGGAGAGACCAACCTCAAGCAGCGTCAAGTGGCCAGAGGTTTCGTTGAAAAG GATTTCTCCCCTTGTAAATTCAAGAGTACAATCGAGGTTGATGCGCCAACAACCAAAATATATAGGTTTCAAGGTACCATTATACATCCATCTGGAGAAACAGTGCCTGTAGGTACAGAAAATTTTATACTGCGAGAGTGCCTTCTAAAAAATACTGACTATGTTGAGGGAATTGTTGTATATGCag GACATGAAACGAAAGCAATGTTGAATAACGGTGGTCCCAGATACAAAAGATCATCATTAGAACGACAAATGAACCAAGATGTGATCTGGTGTGTCTTCATCCTGatatttttatgtattattGGAGCTATTGGATGTAAATTATGGTTGAATACCTATCCCAATATACCCGAACCTTTTAAATCTATTTATAGTGATACTACAGAATCTATTTTGGCCTTCTTCACTTTTGTGATAATACTACAG ATAATGATACCTTTATCTCTTTATGTCACCTTAGAGTTGTGTAAAATGATGCAAATATACCATATCCATCGTGATGTCGACCTGTATGACGTTACTCTCAGTAAACGAGTCGAATGTAGAGCGTTGAATATCACAGAGGAACTAGGACAGATCCAGTACATTTTTTCAGATAAAACGGGGACCTTGACTGAGAATAAGATGATATTTCGTAGGTGTACAATAAACGGGGTAGACTACAACCATCCCGAATTGCAAAGTATAAAAAAGGGGAATACCGCCAATTCCCTGAGCGTCGTTATAAACCCCGAGCTATTTAGTGACCTCCACCAAGATACACTCACAGAATACATGTATTCAACTCGACAAATACATGCTCATAGAGTACAGGAGTTCTTGTTACTTTTGGCCATATGCAATACCGTGGTTTGTTCTCAGCATCCACACCACGATCTCATGAATGCCAGTGGGATAATCGAGTCTATGCCAGGCATGTATTCCTCCTCCCAGAAGGACAACCAAGAAGCTCCTAAACCAGACGTAGTAGGCAGCGAACACATCACAATGACATCACACAGAGATAAATATTTGAGGTTAGAGGAGTCTAGATCAGTTACACCTTCACCTCCACTTCAGTCTCATCAATATACCGCACACGTTTCAACACTTACACCTATAGATTCTGTAGATAGTTCCCCTTCTTCTGACATATATCCGGTTCAGGTCAAAACTACAAGACCCAAACTTTTGAACTTGCCAACAATAAACtttttatcaagaaaaaacGCTGGTGGTAGCAATTTGACTGATGAGCAGAAGGTAAAACTGAACAAGACTGCTACTCCTTCGCCGTACGAATTCAAACCTATATTTGAAGCAGAGAGTCCAGACGAATTAGCTCTAGTCGATGCTGCTTACAATTACAATTGCAGACTTATCAACCGTACTCCCACAAGCGTAACAGTCGATCTACCAGACGAAGAGCGGTTGAGTTTCGAAATTCTGAACATATTACCATTCGATTCTAGTAGAAAGCGCATGTCAGTTATCGTGAAACACCCAGTGACTAAAGAGATCATTTTATATTGTAAAGGAGCTGACAGTACAATACTTCCTTGTTTAGCTCCGGCTGAAGATGACTCGGAACAAAAACAATTAATAAACAAAACCCAACAACACTTGAACGCTTATGCCAGAGAAGGTTTAAGGGTTTTGGTGATGGCAAAAAGAGTATTGAGTCAAAGAGAATACAACGAGTGGTACCAAAAACACTTGGACACCGAAAAAACAATGAGTGCTTTCGAAAAGAGAGAGAAGAAGCTCAGAGATAGTTATTCCTCTATAGAAACGAATTTGCTAATATTAGGTGCCACAGGAATCGAAGATAGGCTTCAGGAAGGTGTCCCAGAAACTTTGCAGGCTTTGATTTCGGCTGGTATCGTAGTTTGGGTGCTAACAGGTGATAAACCGGAAACAGCTGTCAATGTATCGTACTCGGCGAAGCTGTTCTCCCCTCAAATGGAACTGCTTAATCTCATGACCCGGACAAGAGAAGCAGCGGAAGAAAAGATCCTATATTACTTGGGCGAAATCGAAAAGCAAAGAAGCAGAACGGAGTCACTGCGAGACATGCTCTACATGCGCCCAAGTTCTTCAGCCGCGTGTTCTCGAAGTGTCCACCAAGACTCCGGACGTGCTTTGATTGTCGATGGAAAGACGCTCACCTTCATTTTGGATCGTAGATCTAAATTAACTAAGCCTTTCCTTCAACTGACTACGTTGTGCAATTCAGTGCTTTGTTGTAGGGCCACGCCTTTACAGAAAGCGTATATAGTTAAGGTAGTTAAGGAAGAATTAAAAATGCGAACTTTGGCAATTGGTGATGGTGCGAATGATGTGTCTATGATACAAACTGCTGATGTTGGTATTGGTATATCCGGACAGGAGGGTATGCAGGCAGTAATGGCGGCAGATTTTTCTCTACCTAGGTTCAAATATTTGGAGAAGTTCTTGTTGGTGCATGGTCACTGGAGTTATGATAGACTGTCCAGGATGGTATTATATTTCTTCTATAAAAATGCT GCTTTTGTGTTCCTCATTCTTTGGTATCAGTTTTATTGTGGTTTCTCCGGCTCAGTCATGATTGATCAGATGTATCTTATGCTTTATAACCTCCTCTTTACGTCACTGCCCCCTTTAGCTATAG GTGTGTATGATCAAGATGCCCCTgaggaattattgaaagaaagGCCTTATTTGTATAAACAGGGCCGAGTTGGAAAAGTTTACAGATCCTATTCTTTCTGGCTCACTACCCTAGATGCAATATACCAAAGTATTTGCATATTTTTCATTTGCCAAGGGGCTTATGCCGATACCGACATAGATATGTTCGAATTCGGTACAACAATGACGACTTGTTGTATGTTTGTAATGCTACTTCATGCGTCCATTGAAACTAGATCTTGG ACCATTTTACATGCAGCTTCTGTGATATTATCGATAGGTGCATTCTACTTCTACTCTCTCCTATACAATTCTTTGTGTGTTAACTGTTTTGGCTTGCCAAGTACATACTGGATTATCCAGACAGCCATGCTGAGACCTACATATTGGTTGGTCACTTTGTTATCCTGTGTTGCAGCAGTTCTTCCCAG GTTCACAATTCGGATTATACAGACCATGATTTCACCCAATGATGTCACCAGAGCCCTGATCTCCATGAAAAGACGAGGTAGAG GGCCACCGATTACAGGCATACGCATCAAACTTTGA
- the LOC123683955 gene encoding phospholipid-transporting ATPase VD isoform X1 — MSNTANSENPTMDQPASASTGAECSTYTFPDLKLAEPRGHLRSVSHGGATSLTGQLGPGSRPSALKGGRGHQRAFSQGQITDSGAIKPTHSRVGSKTDFILPPGHKEVEGEAAIAARSSAKGHSRQASRTESIYTLRRTAPPPIWERLLCVLLRRQPKNDLEERSRIVVPNHVVPPKTPRKEHPNGRRMDNKIRTTKYTLLSFLPRNLLEQFHRVANLYFIFIVLLNWFPLINAFGKEIAMIPVLFVLGVTAVKDLFEDRRRRASDQRINNSTCRIYNSEDMRYRKVLWKDVRVGDLIHLSNNEVVPADILLLKSSDPSGCCYIDTGHLDGETNLKQRQVARGFVEKDFSPCKFKSTIEVDAPTTKIYRFQGTIIHPSGETVPVGTENFILRECLLKNTDYVEGIVVYAGHETKAMLNNGGPRYKRSSLERQMNQDVIWCVFILIFLCIIGAIGCKLWLNTYPNIPEPFKSIYSDTTESILAFFTFVIILQIMIPLSLYVTLELCKMMQIYHIHRDVDLYDVTLSKRVECRALNITEELGQIQYIFSDKTGTLTENKMIFRRCTINGVDYNHPELQSIKKGNTANSLSVVINPELFSDLHQDTLTEYMYSTRQIHAHRVQEFLLLLAICNTVVCSQHPHHDLMNASGIIESMPGMYSSSQKDNQEAPKPDVVGSEHITMTSHRDKYLRLEESRSVTPSPPLQSHQYTAHVSTLTPIDSVDSSPSSDIYPVQVKTTRPKLLNLPTINFLSRKNAGGSNLTDEQKVKLNKTATPSPYEFKPIFEAESPDELALVDAAYNYNCRLINRTPTSVTVDLPDEERLSFEILNILPFDSSRKRMSVIVKHPVTKEIILYCKGADSTILPCLAPAEDDSEQKQLINKTQQHLNAYAREGLRVLVMAKRVLSQREYNEWYQKHLDTEKTMSAFEKREKKLRDSYSSIETNLLILGATGIEDRLQEGVPETLQALISAGIVVWVLTGDKPETAVNVSYSAKLFSPQMELLNLMTRTREAAEEKILYYLGEIEKQRSRTESLRDMLYMRPSSSAACSRSVHQDSGRALIVDGKTLTFILDRRSKLTKPFLQLTTLCNSVLCCRATPLQKAYIVKVVKEELKMRTLAIGDGANDVSMIQTADVGIGISGQEGMQAVMAADFSLPRFKYLEKFLLVHGHWSYDRLSRMVLYFFYKNAAFVFLILWYQFYCGFSGSVMIDQMYLMLYNLLFTSLPPLAIGVYDQDAPEELLKERPYLYKQGRVGKVYRSYSFWLTTLDAIYQSICIFFICQGAYADTDIDMFEFGTTMTTCCMFVMLLHASIETRSWTILHAASVILSIGAFYFYSLLYNSLCVNCFGLPSTYWIIQTAMLRPTYWLVTLLSCVAAVLPRFTIRIIQTMISPNDVTRALISMKRRGRGEGFLVSWSRSTSASSIYRATDYRHTHQTLTAVG; from the exons ATGTCCAATACAGCAAACTCAGAAAATCCAACGATGGATCAACCAGCAAGTGCCTCAACCGGCGCCGAATGCTCTACGTATACCTTTCCAGACTTGAAACTAGCGGAGCCCCGAGGCCATCTCCGTAGTGTGAGTCATGGTGGCGCCACCTCGCTCACGGGCCAGCTCGGACCGGGCTCCAGGCCGTCAGCCCTCAAGGGTGGCCGTGGCCACCAGAGGGCCTTCTCCCAAGGCCAAATCACGGACTCTGGAGCCATAAAACCTACGCACAGTCGGGTGGGTTCGAAGACCGACTTCATCCTACCGCCAGGGCACAAGGAGGTGGAGGGGGAAGCAGCTATAGCTGCGAGGTCGTCCGCCAAGGGTCATTCCAGACAGGCTTCCAG GACGGAGTCCATCTACACCCTGAGAAGGACGGCACCTCCGCCCATCTGGGAACGACTGCTCTGCGTGCTGCTGCGTCGGCAGCCGAAGAACGACCTGGAGGAACGCTCGAGGATAGTGGTCCCCAACCACGTGGTGCCCCCGAAGACCCCCAGGAAGGAGCACCCGAACGGTCGACGGATGGACAATAAGATAAGGACGACGAAATATACGCTGTTGTCGTTTTTGCCCAGGAACCTCCTGGAACAGTTCCATCGGGTCGCCAAcctgtattttatatttatcgtTTTGCTCAATTGGTTCCCGTTGATCAATGCGTTCGGCAAAGAGATCGCGATGATACCAGTTCTGTTTGTGCTCGGTGTGACCGCCGTCAAGGATCTGTTCGAGGACAGGAGGAGGAGGGCTAGCGACCAGAGGATCAACAATTCGACGTGCAGGATTTACAACAG TGAGGACATGAGATACAGAAAGGTGCTGTGGAAAGATGTGCGCGTCGGAGATCTCATTCACCTCTCAAACAACGAGGTGGTTCCTGCTGACATTTTGCTTTTGAAATCCAGCGATCCAAGTGGCTGTTGCTACATCGACACAGGCCACTTGGATGGAGAGACCAACCTCAAGCAGCGTCAAGTGGCCAGAGGTTTCGTTGAAAAG GATTTCTCCCCTTGTAAATTCAAGAGTACAATCGAGGTTGATGCGCCAACAACCAAAATATATAGGTTTCAAGGTACCATTATACATCCATCTGGAGAAACAGTGCCTGTAGGTACAGAAAATTTTATACTGCGAGAGTGCCTTCTAAAAAATACTGACTATGTTGAGGGAATTGTTGTATATGCag GACATGAAACGAAAGCAATGTTGAATAACGGTGGTCCCAGATACAAAAGATCATCATTAGAACGACAAATGAACCAAGATGTGATCTGGTGTGTCTTCATCCTGatatttttatgtattattGGAGCTATTGGATGTAAATTATGGTTGAATACCTATCCCAATATACCCGAACCTTTTAAATCTATTTATAGTGATACTACAGAATCTATTTTGGCCTTCTTCACTTTTGTGATAATACTACAG ATAATGATACCTTTATCTCTTTATGTCACCTTAGAGTTGTGTAAAATGATGCAAATATACCATATCCATCGTGATGTCGACCTGTATGACGTTACTCTCAGTAAACGAGTCGAATGTAGAGCGTTGAATATCACAGAGGAACTAGGACAGATCCAGTACATTTTTTCAGATAAAACGGGGACCTTGACTGAGAATAAGATGATATTTCGTAGGTGTACAATAAACGGGGTAGACTACAACCATCCCGAATTGCAAAGTATAAAAAAGGGGAATACCGCCAATTCCCTGAGCGTCGTTATAAACCCCGAGCTATTTAGTGACCTCCACCAAGATACACTCACAGAATACATGTATTCAACTCGACAAATACATGCTCATAGAGTACAGGAGTTCTTGTTACTTTTGGCCATATGCAATACCGTGGTTTGTTCTCAGCATCCACACCACGATCTCATGAATGCCAGTGGGATAATCGAGTCTATGCCAGGCATGTATTCCTCCTCCCAGAAGGACAACCAAGAAGCTCCTAAACCAGACGTAGTAGGCAGCGAACACATCACAATGACATCACACAGAGATAAATATTTGAGGTTAGAGGAGTCTAGATCAGTTACACCTTCACCTCCACTTCAGTCTCATCAATATACCGCACACGTTTCAACACTTACACCTATAGATTCTGTAGATAGTTCCCCTTCTTCTGACATATATCCGGTTCAGGTCAAAACTACAAGACCCAAACTTTTGAACTTGCCAACAATAAACtttttatcaagaaaaaacGCTGGTGGTAGCAATTTGACTGATGAGCAGAAGGTAAAACTGAACAAGACTGCTACTCCTTCGCCGTACGAATTCAAACCTATATTTGAAGCAGAGAGTCCAGACGAATTAGCTCTAGTCGATGCTGCTTACAATTACAATTGCAGACTTATCAACCGTACTCCCACAAGCGTAACAGTCGATCTACCAGACGAAGAGCGGTTGAGTTTCGAAATTCTGAACATATTACCATTCGATTCTAGTAGAAAGCGCATGTCAGTTATCGTGAAACACCCAGTGACTAAAGAGATCATTTTATATTGTAAAGGAGCTGACAGTACAATACTTCCTTGTTTAGCTCCGGCTGAAGATGACTCGGAACAAAAACAATTAATAAACAAAACCCAACAACACTTGAACGCTTATGCCAGAGAAGGTTTAAGGGTTTTGGTGATGGCAAAAAGAGTATTGAGTCAAAGAGAATACAACGAGTGGTACCAAAAACACTTGGACACCGAAAAAACAATGAGTGCTTTCGAAAAGAGAGAGAAGAAGCTCAGAGATAGTTATTCCTCTATAGAAACGAATTTGCTAATATTAGGTGCCACAGGAATCGAAGATAGGCTTCAGGAAGGTGTCCCAGAAACTTTGCAGGCTTTGATTTCGGCTGGTATCGTAGTTTGGGTGCTAACAGGTGATAAACCGGAAACAGCTGTCAATGTATCGTACTCGGCGAAGCTGTTCTCCCCTCAAATGGAACTGCTTAATCTCATGACCCGGACAAGAGAAGCAGCGGAAGAAAAGATCCTATATTACTTGGGCGAAATCGAAAAGCAAAGAAGCAGAACGGAGTCACTGCGAGACATGCTCTACATGCGCCCAAGTTCTTCAGCCGCGTGTTCTCGAAGTGTCCACCAAGACTCCGGACGTGCTTTGATTGTCGATGGAAAGACGCTCACCTTCATTTTGGATCGTAGATCTAAATTAACTAAGCCTTTCCTTCAACTGACTACGTTGTGCAATTCAGTGCTTTGTTGTAGGGCCACGCCTTTACAGAAAGCGTATATAGTTAAGGTAGTTAAGGAAGAATTAAAAATGCGAACTTTGGCAATTGGTGATGGTGCGAATGATGTGTCTATGATACAAACTGCTGATGTTGGTATTGGTATATCCGGACAGGAGGGTATGCAGGCAGTAATGGCGGCAGATTTTTCTCTACCTAGGTTCAAATATTTGGAGAAGTTCTTGTTGGTGCATGGTCACTGGAGTTATGATAGACTGTCCAGGATGGTATTATATTTCTTCTATAAAAATGCT GCTTTTGTGTTCCTCATTCTTTGGTATCAGTTTTATTGTGGTTTCTCCGGCTCAGTCATGATTGATCAGATGTATCTTATGCTTTATAACCTCCTCTTTACGTCACTGCCCCCTTTAGCTATAG GTGTGTATGATCAAGATGCCCCTgaggaattattgaaagaaagGCCTTATTTGTATAAACAGGGCCGAGTTGGAAAAGTTTACAGATCCTATTCTTTCTGGCTCACTACCCTAGATGCAATATACCAAAGTATTTGCATATTTTTCATTTGCCAAGGGGCTTATGCCGATACCGACATAGATATGTTCGAATTCGGTACAACAATGACGACTTGTTGTATGTTTGTAATGCTACTTCATGCGTCCATTGAAACTAGATCTTGG ACCATTTTACATGCAGCTTCTGTGATATTATCGATAGGTGCATTCTACTTCTACTCTCTCCTATACAATTCTTTGTGTGTTAACTGTTTTGGCTTGCCAAGTACATACTGGATTATCCAGACAGCCATGCTGAGACCTACATATTGGTTGGTCACTTTGTTATCCTGTGTTGCAGCAGTTCTTCCCAG GTTCACAATTCGGATTATACAGACCATGATTTCACCCAATGATGTCACCAGAGCCCTGATCTCCATGAAAAGACGAGGTAGAGGTGAGGGATTTCTTGTTTCTTGGTCAAGGTCGACGTCTGCTTCGTCCATATACAG GGCCACCGATTACAGGCATACGCATCAAACTTTGACAGCAGTTGGTTGA
- the LOC123684627 gene encoding prothoracicostatic peptide isoform X2, producing the protein MRHFFASISHKLLGAALFAFYLQASFAYTLPEEEAVDDNLKMDSDMIKRNWNKNLKMWGKRAWSNLHGGWGVKRSISDDFGQDDLVTEKRAWENFRNGWGKRRVPLEDLTPQELSLLENELQYTDFDNLEENDDEKRSWNQLNNGWGKRNKWSEFRGSWGKRSPSPAWNNLKGIWGKRSYSEKAVL; encoded by the exons ATGCGACACTTTTTTGCTTCAATCTCCCATAAACTACTAGGAGCTGCATTATTCGCATTTTACCTTCAGGCAAGTTTCGCTTACACCTTACCCGAAGAAGAAGCTGTAGATGACAATCTCAAA ATGGATTCAGACATGATAAAAAGGAATTGgaataaaaatctgaaaatgtGGGGAAAAAGAGCTTGGTCAAACTTACACGGAGGCTGGGGTGTAAAAAGAAGCATATCAGATGATTTTGGGCAAGACGATTTAGTAACAGAAAAAAGGGCTTGGGAAAACTTTCGG AACGGATGGGGAAAGAGAAGAGTTCCTCTTGAAGATTTAACACCTCAAGAGCTGTCCCTTCTAGAAAACGAATTGCAATACACCGATTTCGACAATCTCGAGGAGAATGATGATGAAAAACGGAGCTGGAACCAATTAAACAATGGATGGGGCAAAAGGAATAAGTGGTCAGAATTCAGAG GTTCTTGGGGTAAACGCAGTCCCAGCCCAGCCTGGAACAACCTCAAAGGCATTTGGGGAAAACGAAGCTACAGCGAGAAGGCCGTGCTGTAA